The following proteins are co-located in the Palaemon carinicauda isolate YSFRI2023 chromosome 3, ASM3689809v2, whole genome shotgun sequence genome:
- the LOC137638681 gene encoding mucin-2-like: protein MEQRVSTNGIFLIIISCWFTSCLPHADGSKLSDLEVMSEALSHAALTLRNLKLLFTERFNITNATMDVNLSTTEAYYTSSTTEETRVTELPTDRASSDTTLSGYSTDQELVITSTSTVNADGDTSTQPTTQPFTLNTRTPYHSSPPTIPPASEITYTHLTSPTTTPSTSDSTSKSSTSHPVTSPVTPTTSDSTSTSSISYPVTPTTTPSTSDSTSTSSISYPVTPTTTPPTSDSTSTSSISHPVTPPVTPSTSDSTSTSSISHPVTPPVTPSTSDSTSTSSISHQITPPVTPLTSDSTSTSSISHQITPPVTPLTSDSTSTSSISYPVTPTTTPSTSDSTSTSSISHPVTQTTPNITSISSASHSTTPTASIMSTNFTYHPITPTPFENILSGSTSHQTTLNSSDDTSVNFIGPSTTPKPSDHSFESSTGYPSTSSSYPTTTSTPTTVTSTRFTSHLTSLKPIQDTSTSSINHHATHSSTNIVSPRFTSPPNTPTPSDGASINFTSHTTSFDDVSTGFTSHQATPTPFDNVTSRSTNHTNTPVQSVDMSTSFTSHPSTSTPSENTPIIFTIFENTTTPFDDASVTSSSPATASIQTDHTSTSFTSHVTTSIPLNDVSMDFSSPSTTPTPSNDASISITSYSTTLPSVDDVSTSFMSDPTTPSSYDEDSTLLTSHPITPTPFYDASTGFTRNLTTLNLFDDASTSSTSHTITQTSFDDASTSSISHTITQTSFDDASTSSTSPSTTPTSFDGVSTSSTSPLITPTSLDDASTSSTTPSSTTTSFDDASTSFTSPSTTTTSFDDASTSSTSTSTTTISFDDASTSPTSPSTISTTFDDVLTSPISPSTTTSFDDASTSSTSPSTTPTSFDDASTSSTSPSTTTTSFDDASTSPTSPSSIPTSFDDASPSSISPSATPTSFDDASTSSTSPSTTLTSFDDASTNSTSPSTTTTLFDDASTSSTSPSTTLTSFDDASTSSTSPSTTLTSFDDASTNSTSPSTTTTLFDDASTRSTSSSTTTTLFDDASTSSISPSTTLPSVDDVSTSSTSPSTTTTSFDDASISSTSPSTTLTSFNDASTSPTSPSSIPTSFDDASTSSTSSSTTPTSFDEASTSSFSPSTASPSFDDVSTSSIIPSTTPTSFDDASTSSTSSSTTPTSFDDASTSSTSPSTTPTSFEDASTSSTSPSTTTTSFNDASRSSSSLSTTPTSFDDASTSSTSPSTTTISFDDASTSSTSPLITPTSLDDASTSSTSPLITPTSLDDASTSSTGPSTTPSSFDDASTSSTSPSTTTTSFDDASTSSISPSTAPTSFDNALTNPSTPSTTPTSFDDASTSSISPSTTPTPHDDASTSSIGTSTTTTSFHYASKSSISHSTTPSASDDASTSFTSQSTTLILSDDTSTSFTGHSPISASLDDTFVDPLVFFTESPTTPPLSDATSTSFAIDTTTSTPFEATNPASQHDAPIENLTNHPTTPTISGVTLTNLPSHHTTLSDTFMTGAISIQPNTFSSDADLTDNTPTYMTITPLSPLLSDTSSTTVSSSFPQPSASPQTTTLSEINSGASPLSTPSPDNLQQTATTSPITTVTTQAPRRERMSNKEPRSGKRGRKKRDSSFSRRKRHEPLGNANSSACSFFNHSKNSSNWLPHVSCRVNAIDELVTKVANGSSDLHYASSIENHATILDTLIEEGHGNPEVVLQYDGEEIFAVIETIAEAEESAIFTNDIVEKYINEIKERKTNASILASVGISFVLGVMMIAGAVKLKQSCRVRTIYISDNKRAKRRGQRHYYLDNADPLDMSTGSFTSHSEGQGEFLEFNSSKNIDILPLHTITHSEEA, encoded by the exons ATGGAGCAGAGAGTGTCTACTAATGGCATTTTCTTGATCATAATTTCATGTTGGTTCACGAGCTGTCTTCCACATGCAG ATGGAAGTAAACTGTCCGATTTGGAGGTCATGAGTGAAGCCCTGAGTCATGCTGCCCTCACCTTAAGAAACCTCAAGTTGCTGTTCACGGAAAGATTCAACATAACTAATGCAACTATGGACGTAAACCTATCAACAACAGAGGCGTATTACACCTCCTCTACGACAGAGGAAACTCGGGTGACAGAGTTACCGACGGACAGAGCTTCATCAGACACAACCCTATCTGGATATTCTACTGATCAGGAATTGGTTATAACATCTACATCAACTGTGAATGCAGATGGTGATACTTCTACACAGCCTACCACTCAACCATTTACTCTTAATACTAGAACCCCATATCACTCCAGTCCTCCGACAATTCCACCTGCGAGTGAGATTACTTATACACATCTTACATCTCCCACAACTACACCATCCACTTCTGATTCTACATCTAAAAGTTCCACCAGTCATCCAGTCACTTCCCCAGTCACTCCAACAACTTCTGATTCTACATCTACAAGCTCCATCAGTTACCCCGTCACTCCAACAACTACTCCATCGACTTCTGATTCTACATCCACAAGCTCCATCAGTTATCCAGTCACTCCAACAACCACTCCACCAACTTCTGATTCTACATCTACAAGCTCCATCAGTCATCCAGTCACTCCCCCAGTCACTCCATCAACTTCTGATTCTACATCTACAAGCTCCATCAGTCATCCAGTCACTCCCCCAGTCACTCCATCAACTTCTGATTCTACATCTACAAGCTCCATCAGTCACCAAATCACTCCCCCAGTCACTCCACTAACTTCTGATTCTACATCCACAAGCTCCATCAGTCACCAAATCACTCCCCCAGTCACTCCACTAACTTCTGATTCTACATCCACAAGCTCCATCAGTTACCCAGTCACTCCAACAACTACTCCATCGACTTCTGATTCTACATCTACAAGCTCCATCAGTCATCCAGTCACCCAAACTACACCTAACATTACTTCCATCAGTTCTGCAAGCCACTCAACTACTCCAACAGCTTCTATAATGTCAACAAACTTCACATATCACCCAATTACTCCAACTCCCTTTGAAAATATCTTATCTGGGTCCACCAGTCATCAAACTACTCTAAATTCATCTGATGATACTTCTGTAAACTTCATTGGTCCCTCAACTACTCCTAAGCCATCTGATCATTCTTTTGAAAGCTCCACAGGTTATCCATCAACTTCATCTAGTTATCCAACAACTACATCAACTCCGACTACTGTAACTTCAACCAGGTTTACCAGTCACCTCACTAGTCTGAAACCAATTCAGGATACCTCCACAAGCTCCATCAATCATCATGCTACCCACTCTTCAACAAATATTGTTTCACCAAGGTTTACCAGTCCCCCAAATACTCCAACTCCATCTGATGGTGCTTCAATAAACTTCACCAGTCACACAACTTCATTTGATGATGTTTCAACAGGTTTTACAAGTCATCAAGCTACTCCTACTCCCTTTGATAATGTTACATCAAGGAGTACCAATCATACAAATACTCCAGTTCAGTCTGTTGATATGTCAACAAGCTTTACCAGTCACCCATCTACTTCAACTCCATCTGAAAATACTCCCATAATCTTTACCATTTTCGAAAATACTACCACTCCTTTTGATGATGCTTCAGTAACATCTAGCAGTCCTGCAACTGCTTCAATTCAAACTGATCATACTTCAACCAGCTTTACCAGTCACGTAACTACTTCCATTCCATTAAATGATGTTTCAATGGACTTCTCCAGTCCCTCAACTACTCCAACTCCATCTAATGATGCTTCAATAAGTATCACCAGTTACTCAACTACCCTGCCTTCAGTTGATGATGTTTCAACAAGCTTCATGAGTGACCCAACTACTCCATCTTCATATGACGAAGATTCAACACTCTTAACCAGTCACCCAATTACTCCAACTCCATTTTATGATGCTTCAACTGGCTTTACCAGAAACCTAACTACTCTAAATTTATTTGATGATGCTTCAACAAGCTCCACCAGTCACACAATTACTCAAACTTCATTTGATGATGCTTCAACAAGCTCCATCAGTCACACAATTACTCAAACTTCATTTGATGATGCTTCAACAAGCTCCACCAGTCCCTCAACTACTCCAACTTCATTTGATGGTGTTTCAACAAGTTCCACCAGTCCCTTAATTACACCAACTTCATTGGATGATGCTTCAACAAGCTCTACCACTCCCTCATCTACCACAACTTCATTTGATGATGCTTCAACAAGCTTCACCAGTCCTTCAACTACCACAACTTCATTTGATGATGCTTCAACAAGCTCCACCAGTACCTCAACTACCACAATTTCATTTGATGATGCTTCAACAAGTCCCACCAGTCCCTCAACTATTTCAACTACTTTTGATGATGTCTTAACAAGCCCCATTAGTCCCTCAACTACAACTTCATTTGACGATGCTTCAACAAGTTCCACCAGTCCCTCAACTACTCCAACTTCATTTGATGATGCTTCTACAAGCTCGACCAGTCCTTCAACTACCACAACTTCGTTTGATGATGCTTCAACAAGCCCAACCAGTCCCTCAAGTATTCCAACTTCATTCGATGATGCTTCACCAAGTTCCATCAGTCCCTCAGCTACTCCAACTTCATTTGATGATGCTTCAACAAGCTCAACCAGTCCCTCAACCACCCTAACTTCATTTGATGATGCTTCAACAAACTCCACCAGTCCCTCAACTACCACAACTTTATTTGATGATGCTTCAACAAGCTCAACCAGTCCCTCAACTACCCTAACTTCATTTGATGATGCTTCAACAAGCTCAACCAGTCCCTCAACTACCCTAACTTCATTTGATGATGCTTCAACAAACTCCACCAGTCCCTCAACTACCACAACTTTATTTGATGATGCTTCAACAAGATCCACCAGTTCCTCAACTACCACAACTTTATTTGATGATGCTTCAACAAGCTCCATCAGTCCCTCAACTACCCTGCCTTCAGTTGATGATGTTTCAACAAGCTCCACCAGTCCCTCAACTACCACAACTTCATTTGATGATGCTTCAATAAGCTCAACCAGTCCCTCAACTACCCTAACTTCATTTAATGATGCTTCAACAAGCCCAACCAGTCCCTCAAGTATTCCAACTTCATTCGATGACGCTTCAACAAGCTCCACCAGTTCCTCAACTACTCCAACTTCATTTGATGAGGCTTCAACAAGCTCCTTCAGTCCCTCAACTGCCTCACCTTCATTTGACGATGTTTCAACAAGCTCCATCATTCCCTCAACTACTCCAACTTCATTCGATGACGCTTCAACAAGCTCCACCAGTTCCTCAACTACTCCAACTTCATTCGATGACGCTTCAACAAGCTCCACCAGTCCCTCAACTACTCCAACTTCATTTGAAGATGCTTCAACAAGCTCCACCAGTCCCTCAACTACCACAACTTCATTTAATGATGCTTCAAGAAGCTCCAGCAGTCTGTCAACTACCCCAACTTCATTTGATGATGCTTCAACAAGCTCCACCAGTCCCTCAACTACCACAATTTCATTTGATGATGCTTCAACAAGCTCCACCAGTCCCTTAATTACACCAACTTCATTGGATGATGCTTCAACAAGCTCCACCAGTCCCTTAATTACACCAACTTCATTGGATGATGCTTCAACAAGCTCCACCGGTCCCTCAACTACCCCATCTTCATTTGATGATGCTTCAACAAGCTCCACCAGTCCCTCAACTACCACAACTTCATTTGATGATGCTTCAACAAGCTCCATCAGTCCCTCAACTGCTCCAACTTCATTTGATAATGCTTTAACAAACCCCTCCACTCCCTCGACTACTCCAACTTCATTTGATGATGCTTCAACAAGCTCCATCAGTCCCTCAACTACTCCAACTCCACATGATGATGCTTCAACAAGCTCCATCGGTACATCAACTACTACAACTTCATTTCATTATGCTTCAAAGAGCTCCATCAGTCACTCAACTACTCCATCTGCATCTGATGATGCTTCAACAAGCTTTACCAGTCAATCAACTACTCTGATTCTATCTGATGATACTTCTACTAGCTTTACCGGTCATTCACCTATTTCAGCTTCCCTAGATGATACTTTCGTTGATCCACTCGTCTTCTTCACTGAGAGCCCAACTACTCCACCCTTGTCTGATGCGACTTCTACTAGCTTTGCCATAGACACAACTACTTCTACTCCCTTTGAAGCTACTAACCCAGCCTCTCAACATGATGCTCCTATTGAAAATCTCACAAATCACCCAACTACTCCAACTATATCTGGTGTTACTTTAACAAATCTCCCAAGTCATCATACTACACTATCAGATACATTTATGACCGGTGCTATTTCAATTCAGCCCAATACCTTTTCGAGTGATGCAGATTTAACTGATAATACTCCCACATATATGACGATTACACCACTTTCTCCACTTCTATCAGATACATCTTCCACTACAGTGAGTTCTTCTTTTCCACAACCCTCTGCTTCACCACAGACAACAACTTTGAGTGAAATTAATTCAGGTGCATCTCCTCTTTCAACACCTAGCCCCGACAATTTACAACAAACCGCTACAACTTCACCGATCACCACAGTAACTACGCAAGCGCCTCGGCGAGAACGAATGTCAAATAAGGAACCAAGGAGTGGCAAACGAGGAAGGAAGAAGAGGGACTCCTCATTCAGCAGAAGAAAACGACACGAACCTTTGGGTAACGCGAACAGCAGTGCGTGCTCTTTTTTCAATCATTCCAAAAACTCGAGCAACTGGCTCCCTCACGTCAGTTGTAGAGTCAATGCGATTGACGAGCTGGTGACGAAAGTAGCAAACGGTTCGTCTGACTTGCATTACGCAAGCAGCATTGAAAACCACGCTACTATCCTcgacacgctaatagaagaagggCACGGCAACCCGGAAGTGGTTTTACAGTACGACGGCGAAGAGATCTTCGCTGTTATAGAAACGATTGCCGAAGCAGAGGAGAGTGCCATTTTTACAAACGACATTGTGGAAAAATATATCAACGAAATAAAG GAGAGGAAGACGAACGCCTCCATCCTCGCCAGCGTGGGGATCTCTTTCGTACTGGGCGTCATGATGATCGCAGGCGCGGTCAAACTGAAGCAGTCCTGTAGGGTCAGGACTATATACATCAGTGATAATAAACG AGCCAAAAG